In candidate division KSB1 bacterium, the following proteins share a genomic window:
- a CDS encoding sigma 54-interacting transcriptional regulator produces the protein MHKLTRILFVDGRDRKHPQLVRSFRNQFDDVVEAADCDDALQQMRRRRFDILFFGEWPDSTHALALLRAARERSTALSYFAYDRERGTESVVNAVPIDGDDVIVRSVEGETPEQWVQLSLDHVREVKARHDGLRYLRNVFCTSDEALIFVAGDGRIVDMNHAAAEMLGIKLSACAGLKFTDVAGKTEPTFEGMLRHCRESATQVVLESIHLRGAGGAPVIAAARLRALRTSTGDCEGLMMWIRPVQRGFKDVAHGDAVLADELAGTSAAMRDVLADVKRAAQGATAVLISGEAGTGKRFAAREIHLSSHRSTGPFVVVHCGSVPEPLLEGVLFGDHSEHEGPGRLVAAVGGTLLIADIPQLPPRLQERLCRMLVSGYADGRLGTRVPLDVQVIATSRRPLIESVARGEFSEELYERLRKMEINLPPLRERREDIPFLAERLRPRLNSRLSLGVQRIDEEAMQMLSGFSWPGNVWQLEQVLEKAFAACGACVVQSQHLPIEIREGSGCAASARRARDDAQREELIDILNWAGWNKSKAARKLGISRETLYRRMEKFELEDRAEA, from the coding sequence ATGCATAAACTTACCAGAATTCTCTTCGTGGACGGTCGTGACCGGAAACACCCGCAGCTGGTCAGATCGTTCCGCAATCAGTTCGACGACGTCGTCGAAGCCGCCGATTGCGATGACGCACTCCAACAGATGCGCCGTCGCCGGTTCGACATCCTGTTCTTTGGGGAATGGCCCGACAGCACGCATGCCCTGGCGCTGCTGAGGGCGGCCCGCGAGCGGAGCACGGCCCTGTCCTACTTCGCGTACGACCGCGAGCGGGGAACCGAGTCGGTGGTCAATGCGGTGCCGATTGACGGCGACGACGTGATTGTGCGCTCCGTCGAGGGCGAAACGCCGGAACAGTGGGTGCAGCTGTCGCTCGACCACGTGCGGGAAGTAAAAGCCCGGCACGACGGACTCCGATACCTGCGCAACGTTTTCTGCACGTCGGATGAGGCTCTGATTTTTGTCGCCGGTGACGGCAGGATTGTCGATATGAATCACGCCGCGGCCGAGATGCTGGGGATCAAACTCAGTGCCTGCGCAGGGCTGAAGTTCACCGATGTCGCCGGCAAGACCGAGCCGACATTTGAGGGAATGCTTAGGCATTGCCGCGAATCCGCGACGCAAGTGGTGTTGGAGTCCATCCATCTGCGCGGCGCCGGAGGTGCCCCGGTGATCGCGGCGGCACGACTGCGCGCGCTCAGAACATCGACAGGCGATTGCGAAGGATTGATGATGTGGATCCGGCCGGTGCAGCGGGGATTCAAAGATGTTGCGCACGGCGATGCCGTGCTTGCCGATGAGCTCGCCGGGACTTCCGCCGCGATGCGCGACGTGCTGGCCGACGTCAAGCGAGCCGCGCAGGGGGCGACGGCCGTCTTGATCTCCGGAGAGGCCGGGACCGGCAAACGATTTGCCGCGCGCGAGATTCACCTGAGCAGTCACCGTTCGACCGGTCCGTTCGTCGTCGTGCACTGCGGCTCCGTACCCGAGCCCTTGCTGGAAGGCGTGCTATTCGGCGATCATTCCGAGCACGAAGGTCCGGGCCGCCTCGTTGCCGCCGTCGGCGGCACGCTGTTGATCGCCGATATCCCGCAACTCCCGCCGCGATTGCAGGAGCGGTTGTGCCGGATGCTGGTTTCCGGATACGCGGACGGCCGACTCGGAACGCGGGTGCCGCTGGATGTGCAGGTGATTGCCACGAGTCGCCGACCGCTTATTGAGTCGGTGGCACGCGGGGAGTTCAGCGAAGAGCTGTACGAACGGCTGCGCAAGATGGAAATCAATCTCCCGCCATTGCGCGAGCGCCGTGAAGATATTCCGTTTCTCGCGGAGCGCTTGCGGCCGCGGCTGAACAGCCGGTTGAGTCTGGGCGTTCAGCGAATCGACGAAGAGGCGATGCAGATGCTATCCGGTTTCAGCTGGCCGGGAAACGTATGGCAGCTGGAGCAGGTACTCGAGAAAGCGTTTGCCGCGTGCGGAGCCTGTGTGGTGCAGTCCCAACATCTTCCGATAGAGATTCGCGAAGGGTCCGGCTGTGCCGC